One region of Glycine max cultivar Williams 82 chromosome 9, Glycine_max_v4.0, whole genome shotgun sequence genomic DNA includes:
- the LOC102660227 gene encoding uncharacterized protein produces the protein MPVASKTRNMLEGLVKEGSLKWLLGKKSYFGEEFEEMENSPSAGKNFIRELSPVANLVVRRCSKILRTSSSDLLESFNQEASDSMKHPSRYARNFLEYCCFKTRLGLIFEDHGSNIQEQF, from the exons ATGCCCGTCGCTAGCAAAACCAGAAATATGCTTGAAGGTTTGGTAAAAGAAGGATCATTGAAATGGTTGCTTGGCAAGAAGAGTTACTTTggtgaagaatttgaagagatggAAAATTCTCCTTCTGCTGGGAAGAACTTTATACGAGAGCTCTCTCCTGTTGCAAACCTAGTTGTTCGTAGATGCTCAAA AATCCTTAGGACCTCTTCAAGTGATCTTCTGGAGAGCTTCAATCAAGAGGCTTCTGATTCTATGAAGCATCCATCACGATATGCGAGGAACTTTTTGGAATATTGTTGTTTCAAAACCCGGTTAGGACTTATCTTCGAAGACCATGGAAGCAATATTCAAGAACAATTTTAA
- the LOC100776291 gene encoding probable beta-1,3-galactosyltransferase 8 isoform X1: MRGKAGSGKTILFVCIACFLAGILFSGQMWTRPSNNHENTLLPPRPDCDHKRKLIEGRPGDVMEEVVKTHQAIKSLDKAVSTLEMELTAGRTSQTGGRQQSSNHSAQKAFVVIGINTAFSSKRRRDSIRQTWLPKGNQLKELEKEKGIIVRFVIGHSTTPGGILDKAIDAEEAEHKDFLRLDHVEGYHELSTKTRLYFSTIISTWDADFYVKVDDDIHLNLGMLVSTLAKYRSRPRVYIGCMKSGPVLYQNVSGRGAKYHEAEHWKFGEEGNKYFRHATGQIYAISKDLATYISINWPILHRYANEDVSLGSWLLGLEVEHVDERSMCCGTPPDCDWKARTGNVCVASFDWSCSGICKSVERMRDIHKTCGEGDGAVWNVDL; the protein is encoded by the exons atgaggGGAAAGGCAGGTTCAGGTAAGACCATATTGTTCGTATGCATTGCATGCTTTCTTGCTGGAATACTCTTCAGTGGCCAGATGTGGACACGCCCCTCCAACAACCATGAAAATACACTACTACCACCCAGACCTGATTGTGATCATAAGCGA AAACTGATTGAAGGCAGACCTGGTGATGTAATGGAGGAAGTCGTGAAGACCCATCAAGCTATCAA gtcACTGGATAAGGCAGTTTCGACATTGGAAATGGAACTGACAGCAGGTCGAACAAGCCAAACTGGAGGGCGGCAACAGTCTTCAAACCACAGTGCACAGAAGGCTTTTGTGGTGATTGGTATTAACACAGCCTTTAGCAGCAAAAGGAGAAGAGACTCCATACGCCAAACATGGTTACCAAAAG GAAATCAGCTTAAGGAATTAGAGAAAGAGAAGGGCATTATTGTAAGGTTCGTGATCGGCCACAGTACCACACCAGGAGGCATTCTTGATAAAGCAATTGATGCAGAGGAGGCAGAACACAAGGACTTCCTCAGGTTAGACCACGTTGAGGGCTACCATGAGCTATCCACCAAGACTCGCCTCTACTTTTCCACTATCATTTCTACGTGGGATGCTGATTTCTATGTCAAGGTCGACGATGATATCCATTTAAATTTAG GTATGCTAGTGAGTACACTTGCCAAGTACCGATCAAGACCCAGGGTTTATATTGGTTGCATGAAATCTGGTCCTGTTCTATATCAAAA TGTGAGTGGCAGAGGAGCAAAGTATCATGAGGCTGAGCACTGGAAGTTTGGAGAGGAAGGAAACAAGTATTTTAGGCATGCCACTGGCCAAATATATGCCATCTCCAAGGATCTTGCTACTTATATATCCATCAATTG GCCCATATTACACAGATACGCAAATGAAGACGTATCTTTAGGTTCATGGTTATTGGGCCTAGAAGTTGAACATGTCGATGAACGCTCTATGTGTTGCGGGACCCCTCCAG ATTGTGATTGGAAGGCAAGGACAGGAAATGTGTGCGTGGCATCTTTTGATTGGTCGTGCAGTGGTATCTGTAAGTCGGTGGAGAGAATGAGAGATATACACAAAACTTGTGGGGAGGGTGACGGAGCTGTTTGGAACGTTGACCTCTAA
- the LOC100776291 gene encoding probable beta-1,3-galactosyltransferase 8 isoform X2 — MRGKAGSGKTILFVCIACFLAGILFSGQMWTRPSNNHENTLLPPRPDCDHKRKLIEGRPGDVMEEVVKTHQAIKSLDKAVSTLEMELTAGRTSQTGGRQQSSNHSAQKAFVVIGINTAFSSKRRRDSIRQTWLPKGNQLKELEKEKGIIVRFVIGHSTTPGGILDKAIDAEEAEHKDFLRLDHVEGYHELSTKTRLYFSTIISTWDADFYVKVDDDIHLNLGMLVSTLAKYRSRPRVYIGCMKSGPVLYQKGAKYHEAEHWKFGEEGNKYFRHATGQIYAISKDLATYISINWPILHRYANEDVSLGSWLLGLEVEHVDERSMCCGTPPDCDWKARTGNVCVASFDWSCSGICKSVERMRDIHKTCGEGDGAVWNVDL, encoded by the exons atgaggGGAAAGGCAGGTTCAGGTAAGACCATATTGTTCGTATGCATTGCATGCTTTCTTGCTGGAATACTCTTCAGTGGCCAGATGTGGACACGCCCCTCCAACAACCATGAAAATACACTACTACCACCCAGACCTGATTGTGATCATAAGCGA AAACTGATTGAAGGCAGACCTGGTGATGTAATGGAGGAAGTCGTGAAGACCCATCAAGCTATCAA gtcACTGGATAAGGCAGTTTCGACATTGGAAATGGAACTGACAGCAGGTCGAACAAGCCAAACTGGAGGGCGGCAACAGTCTTCAAACCACAGTGCACAGAAGGCTTTTGTGGTGATTGGTATTAACACAGCCTTTAGCAGCAAAAGGAGAAGAGACTCCATACGCCAAACATGGTTACCAAAAG GAAATCAGCTTAAGGAATTAGAGAAAGAGAAGGGCATTATTGTAAGGTTCGTGATCGGCCACAGTACCACACCAGGAGGCATTCTTGATAAAGCAATTGATGCAGAGGAGGCAGAACACAAGGACTTCCTCAGGTTAGACCACGTTGAGGGCTACCATGAGCTATCCACCAAGACTCGCCTCTACTTTTCCACTATCATTTCTACGTGGGATGCTGATTTCTATGTCAAGGTCGACGATGATATCCATTTAAATTTAG GTATGCTAGTGAGTACACTTGCCAAGTACCGATCAAGACCCAGGGTTTATATTGGTTGCATGAAATCTGGTCCTGTTCTATATCAAAA AGGAGCAAAGTATCATGAGGCTGAGCACTGGAAGTTTGGAGAGGAAGGAAACAAGTATTTTAGGCATGCCACTGGCCAAATATATGCCATCTCCAAGGATCTTGCTACTTATATATCCATCAATTG GCCCATATTACACAGATACGCAAATGAAGACGTATCTTTAGGTTCATGGTTATTGGGCCTAGAAGTTGAACATGTCGATGAACGCTCTATGTGTTGCGGGACCCCTCCAG ATTGTGATTGGAAGGCAAGGACAGGAAATGTGTGCGTGGCATCTTTTGATTGGTCGTGCAGTGGTATCTGTAAGTCGGTGGAGAGAATGAGAGATATACACAAAACTTGTGGGGAGGGTGACGGAGCTGTTTGGAACGTTGACCTCTAA
- the LOC100775746 gene encoding protein BEARSKIN2 — MGSSTNGGVPPGFRFHPTDEELLHYYLKKKVSFQKFDMDVIREVDLNKMEPWDLQERCRIGSTPQNEWYFFSHKDRKYPTGSRTNRATNAGFWKATGRDKCIRNSFKKIGMRKTLVFYKGRAPHGQKTDWIMHEYRLEDGNDPQGSANEDGWVVCRVFKKKNLFKIENEGGSTHKPDHQINNSSNTNARSYRENHYLLHQQQNPRNSSGLELDKPELALHYPPPHLQNPPYSLFQSQPLLQTQKPMVYDYSYTSDTPIMAKQLMTNPRDCESGSDGLRYQVSESGMEVGSCEPNQEMGTGRGEGINEWGVLDRLVTSHLAGNEDSSKGVRFEEANPQSVHQINQLSLRGEMDFWAYGKQ; from the exons ATGGGTTCGTCGACTAATGGTGGTGTGCCGCCAGGGTTTAGATTTCATCCAACGGATGAAGAGCTGCTTCATTACTACTTGAAGAAGAAGGTGTCCTTTCAGAAGTTTGACATGGATGTCATTAGAGAGGTCGACTTGAACAAGATGGAGCCTTGGGACTTGCAAg AAAGATGTAGAATTGGATCTACTCCACAAAACGAGTGGTATTTCTTCAGTCACAAGGATAGAAAGTACCCTACAGGTTCAAGGACTAATAGAGCAACGAACGCAGGGTTTTGGAAAGCAACAGGAAGAGACAAGTGCATTAGGAATAGCTTCAAGAAGATTGGAATGAGAAAAACCCTTGTGTTTTACAAAGGAAGAGCTCCTCATGGACAAAAGACTGAttggatcatgcatgagtaccGCCTAGAAGATGGCAATGATCCTCAAGGAAGTGCCAAT GAAGATGGCTGGGTGGTGTGCAGAGTGTTCAAGAAGAAGAATTTATTCAAGATTGAAAATGAAGGTGGGTCTACACATAAACCAGATCACCAAATCAACAATTCTTCAAACACTAATGCACGGTCCTATAGAGAAAATCACTACTTACTACATCAACAGCAAAATCCTAGGAACTCATCAGGGCTTGAGCTTGATAAGCCTGAGCTGGCTCTCCATTACCCGCCGCCACACTTGCAAAACCCTCCATACTCACTCTTCCAATCCCAGCCTCTTCTTCAGACCCAAAAGCCTATGGTTTATGATTATTCATATACATCAGACACCCCTATCATGGCAAAGCAACTCATGACAAACCCTAGAGACTGTGAGAGCGGCAGTGATGGCCTAAGATATCAAGTTTCGGAGTCAGGTATGGAAGTTGGGTCGTGTGAACCAAATCAAGAAATGGGAACCGGAAGAGGTGAAGGAATAAACGAATGGGGTGTTCTTGATAGGCTAGTGACCTCTCATCTTGCTGGAAATGAGGACTCATCCAAAGGGGTCAGGTTTGAAGAGGCAAATCCACAGTCTGTCCACCAGATCAATCAACTTTCATTGCGGGGAGAGATGGACTTCTGGGCCTATGGAAAACAATGA